DNA from Frateuria edaphi:
CGCCGCGCTGGCTGCGCGCGTAACGATTCATTCCAGCCCCCTTCCGGATCACGCCGATCCCAGCATAGGCGACCATGCATCAGCCGCCAGACCCCGGCGGACGAAAGGCAGGTTTTTCCCGACGAGCGGCATCCGTCCCCTGGGCGGATGCGGCCTGCGTCACACCATCTGGGCCCGGCTGCCGACCTCCACGCGATTGCGTCCGGCATCCTTGGCGCGATACATCGCGTTGTCGGCGCGCCGAACCAGTTCGGCAAGGTCGTCGACGTCATGGTCGGCCACGGCCGCGCCGACGCTGGCGGTGATCTGCAGTCCGGGGGCCAGATTGGCCAGCGGCAGCGACTCGACTTTCCGGCGCAGGCGCTCGGCGATCTGCAGGGCGACTTCCGGGGTGGTGTCCGGCAGCACCACCAGGAATTCCTCGCCACCCAGCCGGCCGATCATGTCGAAGCGGCGCAGCGCCTGCTTGCAGGCCTGGGCGACGCGCACCAGCACCTGGTCGCCGACCGCGTGCCCGAAGGCGTCGTTGACGCCCTTGAAGTGATCCACGTCCAGCACCAGCACGCACAACGACTCGCCGTTGGCCCCGGCATGGGCGAGCGCCTGCCGGGCCAGTTGTTCGATGTGCCGGCGATTCGCGATCCCGGTGAGCGGATCGGTCATCGCCAACCGGTGCAGCTTGCGCGAGCGCCGGAACTGGCGCGCCGCGAGCCACAACAGCAACACGATCAACACGCCGCCGAGCACCAGCGCCAGGCGCTGCCAGTGCCGCACCCGTTCGAGCGACTCCAGTTGCTGCTCCTTCAATGCACGATCCGCCGCCAGACGGCGGTTTTCCTGCTCGCGCTGGGCGGTCTGGAACTGGTAGTTCATCAGCGTGGCGTTGTCCGAGTGCGCCTTGCGGTCCAGCGCCTCGTGCACCGTGACCAGCCGGCGCAGGTCCGCCACCGCGAGATCCAGATGGTCGAGCGCCTGGTAGCTGCGCGCGCGCGCATCGAGCAACTCGGCCAGGTAGCGCAGGTTGCCGCTTTCCTGCAGCAGCTTTTCGGCCTGGTTGTATTCGTCGATAGCCTCGGCCTGCTTGCCCAGCCCCGCGTGCGCCTCGGCGGTCTGCAGGAGGATCATGTCGCGGTTGGAACGGTCGCCCATGCGGGCGAACCCCGGCTTGGCCAGGGCGAGCTCTTTCAGCGCCTCCTGATAACGACCTTGCAGATTGTCGACCTGCGCCAGCCCCAGGTGGATGCTCGCGCCCCGCGAGCGGCTGTCGACCGCGTGCGCCAATGCCAGCGCCTTGCGCAGGTGCCGCTCGGCCG
Protein-coding regions in this window:
- a CDS encoding diguanylate cyclase; the protein is MPPDQAAAFDQYAGRLERGEISPDTQAGVLEALEHMKSLVPAGDARRELRYRYMYCILGLDTSPEQAIAYADKGIEDARRLGYVEAEVNFHFCRGANQEALTTPRDALADYDAGITLARQHEDQRLVADGLTWRGSVQSLLGEHALALVDFLEAQKFYATSGAPVESEDNLFNIAVAYRRLGEETQARGYLDKLLVLGEQRHDRAQQLAAHMELGFLESEAGNQPAAERHLRKALALAHAVDSRSRGASIHLGLAQVDNLQGRYQEALKELALAKPGFARMGDRSNRDMILLQTAEAHAGLGKQAEAIDEYNQAEKLLQESGNLRYLAELLDARARSYQALDHLDLAVADLRRLVTVHEALDRKAHSDNATLMNYQFQTAQREQENRRLAADRALKEQQLESLERVRHWQRLALVLGGVLIVLLLWLAARQFRRSRKLHRLAMTDPLTGIANRRHIEQLARQALAHAGANGESLCVLVLDVDHFKGVNDAFGHAVGDQVLVRVAQACKQALRRFDMIGRLGGEEFLVVLPDTTPEVALQIAERLRRKVESLPLANLAPGLQITASVGAAVADHDVDDLAELVRRADNAMYRAKDAGRNRVEVGSRAQMV